TGACTACTATAATGCATTGTTGTGGATCCTTCGTCATGCTTTTACCCTCGGTATGGTTTTCTTAACTNGTAATCGTATATGGTGACTACTATAATGCATTGTTGTGGATCCTTCGTCGTGCTTTTACCCTCGGTAtggttttcttaattattattagctTAATACAAAAGAATTGATATCTTAATCATTCATGTTTGTTGTATTTAGGGTTTGATGAAGCTTCTTTGCAAAAATCATGTTGCGGGATTGGAGGAAACTACAACTTCAGCCTCATGAAGATGTGCGGAGTTGGTGGAGTATCAGTTTGTTCAAATCCAGATGAACGTGTTAGTTGGGATGGAATCCATTTGACTCAAAAGGCTTACAAATTCATGGCATATTGGCTCATTCACGACATCTTTCCACAACTTCATTGCATTGTTTGAATCTTTTAGTTGTTTATTCTTAGTTTTtggctttcctttttgttttattgttattttattttattttttggtgtAATATCTTATAAAGTTCATTAATagaattttagtttttggcttttgtttttgttttattgtttttttggtgtaatattttataaaattcattaatagaATAttggtattatttttaatttttttttgaaacatagTAAATATTTGGTTGATATTTTCGTTATATTATTCCAAAAACTaagaaatataatgaaattgtCATCGTGAACATGTTTCATTACTCTCAAATGGTATGTTTTCATTGAAGTTTACGTGGTTTGAGTATTAAATTGGGTTTAAGACACCTTGTAACAACCCTAATTTACTGCTGAAATAGAGCTGTTAACGTACGCATGATATAAGTTTTTATGCTGAAGGATTcatttagaataattttataagacgatgtcatggacttatCCGTTTGCATAAGAGTCTTAACAACGAGNNNNNNNNNNNNNNNNNNNNNNNNNNNNNNNNNNNNNNNNNNNNNNNNNNNNNNNNNNNNNNNNNNNNNNNNNNNNNNNNNNNNNNNNNNNNNNNNNNNNNNNNNNNNNNNNNNNNNNNNNNNNNNNNNNNNNNNNNNNNNNNNNNNNNNNNNNNNNNNNNNNNNNNNNNNNNNNNNNNNNNNNNNNNNNNNNNNNNNNNNNNNNNNNNNNNNNNNNNNNNNNNNNNNNNNNNNNNNNNNNNNNNNNNNNNNNNNNNNNNNNNNNNNNNNNNNNNNNNNNNNNNNNNNNNNNNNNNNNNNNNNNNNNNNNNNNNNNNNNNNNNNNNNNNNNNNNNNNNNNNNNNNNNNNNNNNNNNNNNNNNNNNNNNNNNNNNNNNNNNNNNNNNNNNNNNNNNNNNNNNNNNNNNNNNNNNNNNNNNNNNNNNNNNNNNNNNNNNNNNNNNNNNNNNNNNNNNNNNNNNNNNNNNNNNNNNNNNNNNNNNNNNNNNNNNNNNNNNNNNNNNNNNNNNNNNNNNNNNNNNNNNNNNNNNNNNNNNNNNNNNNNNNNNNNNNNNNNNNNNNNNNNNNNNNNNNNNNNNNNNNNNNNNNNNNNNNNNNNNNNNNNNNNNNNtatttttaatttttttttgaaacatagtaaatattttgttgatattttcGTTATATTATTCCAAAAACTaagaaatataatgaaattgtCATCGTGAACATGTTTCATTACTCTCAAATGGTATGTTTTCATTGAAGTTTACGTGGTTTGAGTATTAAATTGGGTTTAAGACACCTTGTAACAACCCTAATTTACTGCTGAAATAGAGCTGTTAACGTACGCatgatataaatttttatgctGAAGGATTcatttagaataattttataagaCGATGTCATGAACTTATCCGTTTGCATAAGAGTCTTAACAACGAGAAATACTCaatgcaaaataaaataaaactaaagaaaaaattaaaatgatgcCTTAGACTAACctatcatttataaaataaaatgcaactaTTCAAACATAGATTCCATGGTTTTTAATGCGACACCACCGTTAATCGTAGATGGGTGCCTTACTTTTTTTGGAAATACTTAACAAGTGACCCGACTAAGTAAtggaccccactattggggtcaaAGAATATAAACACATACCACATGAATAAGACATAAACAATATTCTCTTAGGTGGTCTCCAATCTGTACAAGTTAGATGTGTAGTATTTCTCTACACACGGCCCACGTATGCAAACATGAGcccaccaggcgggctcgCACACCCTTTGGATCTGTTGGTCGGGCTAGCTCCTTTGGACTATAGCTAGACATCCAAAATAGTTGGGATATGAAGCATATTGTCTATTGAGATATGGAGCCTGATGTATATTTATAgcttattcaatattttatagaataaaattatatatcgAAAATAgtcatacatacatacatacatacatacatacatacatatcgAAAATAGTCTAACGGCGCCTTGcacaaatggagaatcaaagcaggcaaaaCAATGTTTGCCTGAAGACCACAATCAAATAAGAGATGTTAGagcatatttgggatgacaagacactgaaagaagcatgagacacgttcatgatattgttctcaaagaagaacgatacgaGGGTACAATTTCTGGAGAATGAGTTATTGTCAATTTCACAATGTGGCATGAcgattgctcagtacttccacaaggtCAAGTCGATCTGTCGggagattactgaactagaccCGAAGTCCGCCATTGTAGAATCTTGAATGAAGAGGATTATAATCCACGGATCGCGACCAGAATATAGAAGCTTTATTATTGCTGTACAAGGATGGAccactcaaccatcacttgtagagttcgaaaatttgttagcctGCCAAGAAGCCATGACTAAACAAATAGAAGGCATCACATTGAAGGGGGAAGAAGAAACactctacacaagtgaaagtTGGAGCAATAATAGGTCGTCTACCAAACGTGGATacaatggtgacaaaagaagaagtcaCCAAGGAACTGTACAACCAGGGAGAGCTTAGAAGAACGATAACAATAACTCTCAAGAGAAAAGATTTGAAGGCATATGTTACAATTGCGGGAAAAAGGGCCACATGTACTGGGATTGTTGgtctaaattttcttttttaaaaagcaaTGTGGCATCCTCCAACATGGAGATGGAGGTGGAATGGGATGCAGAGGTACTACATgccatagaagaagatgagcaAGCATTCATGGCGATGATGGGAGACCATATCGATTATGAGAATGATTGGATCATTGATTCAGAATTCTCCAACCGCATGACTGGCGATCAGAGGAAAttgcaagacaagaaagagtacAAAGGAAGTCGTATGGGATGCACAACAAATAGCACATTGTTGTCAATTGCTCAGATCGGCAATACGACAATCATGCCTGGCAATAAATCTGATGTAGTGTCACTACATAATGTCTATCATGTACCAGGAATAAAGAAGAATCTGTTGTCAGTATCACAACTAACAACATCAGGAAACTATGTCTTGTTTGGGCCAGAAGATGTGAAAGTCTGAAGATATTAGGATAACAGGAAAGCCGACAATAAAAGGATGAAGAGTGGATTCCATTTATGTTCTATCTATAGAGTCTGCCTATGTTGACATGACACGGAAGAATGAGACAACAGATCTATGACATTCAAGATTGGGACATGTTGGCTACCACAAGTTGAAGCTGAttatggaaaaatccatgctCAAAGGTCTACTTCAACTTGAAGCCAAAACAAACGTTGTGTGTGCTGTTTGTCAATATGTCAAACAAGCATCGATCAGCGGAATGCGGTATATGGTGACGTTCATTGACAATTACTCAAGATATGTGGggattttctttatgaaagaaaagcTTGACACGTCttcgaaatttcaagaatCAAGATGATGATCGAAGGAGAAATAGGAGTGAAGATCTGTTGTCTACGTTCAGACAATGGTGGAGAATACACGCCAAATGAGTTCGATCAATATTTACACGAGTATGGGATACGACCTCAATTTACATGTGCCAACatgccacaacaaaatggtgtagcagaaagaaagaatcaacATCTTGCAGAAATCTATCgaagcatgtttcatgcaaAGAATGTTCCAAGAAGATTTTGGGCTGAAGCTATGCGAACGGCGGCCCATGTGATCAACAAGCTTCCCCGGCCAAGGCTAGGGTTTGTCTCACCATTTGAGATACTATGGGATAGGAAACCTACAGTTAGCTACTTTCGAGTATTTGGTTGTGTTTGCTATGTATTTGTGCCTGATCATCTAGGTAGCACGTTTGACAAGAAAGCAGTTGATAACTCTCTAAAAGTAGAgtcatatcaagtctttttgtagttaatattacactcttattcaccattttctcatttattaccCAATTTATTCTACTTAGTGAGCATGAAATCGTTTTTTGCCgtcaaacatgaaaaaaatatgatttggtATAAATCGATCTTAATNAGAATCCAAAAGCCAAATCTTAAGTATGTCAATGCAGCTATTGTAGAAGACGTAGTTAATGAGCCGGAGACATATGAAGAAGCATCACAAAACTGAGCTTGGCAGAAAGCAATGGAGGAATAAATTATAGCCCTGGAACATAATCAATTGGGAACTAGTACCAAGACTAGGAGATGTAAAACCCATCTCTTGCAAGTGGGTCTACAAAATAAAGCGTCGACCGGATGGATCAATCGAGAGGTACAAGGCTTGACTCGTAGCTCGAAGGTTTTCTCAAcaatatggactagactatgatgaaacaTTCAGTCTAGTGGCAAAGATCACTACCGTATGAGTTCTGCTAACACTTGCAACAAGTAAAGATTGGAAACTGTGGCAATTGGACGTGAAGAATGCTTTCTTTCACGGAGAGTTAGACAGGGAGATTtacatgaaccaaccaaagGGATTTGAGAGTGCAGCTAATCCTAACCATGTATGCAAGCTTAGAAGAGCTctttatgggttgaagcaagcaccAAGAGCTTGGTATGGTAAGATTGCTGAATTTCGTACCGAAAGTTGGTATTCAGTTGCACATGCAGACTCAAACTTGTTTatcaaagaaagagaaggaaaattgGCAATTGTGTTGGTCTATGTGGACGATTTGATTATCACCggagatgaagaaagagaaattcatcaaacaagagaaaatttaTCCGTATGTTTTCAAATGAAAGAGCTAGGAGAGCTTAAACAATGAAGGATGGTTTCTCTCCCAACAAAAGTATACAAGAGATATACTTCAGAAGTTCAGCGTGTTAGAATGCAAACAAGCTTCAGCACCGATAGAGACAAATGCCAAGATTTGTGCACATGAAGACAAAAAGTTGAACGATGAAATGACATACCGATAACTGGTAGGTAGTCTTATCTACCTAACTTTAACTCGGCCTGATATTTCTTATGCAGTTGGAGTCATGAGTCGGTACatgcaaaattcaaagaagCCTCATCTGGATACGGCTTGACGGAtcttgagatatgtcaaaggtacaatcAACTATGGTCTTCTGTACAAAAGAAGCAAGGACTGCAAGCTAGTTGGATACTGTGATGCTGATTATGTAGGAGACCACGATACTCGAAGATCAACCTTTGGATATGTGTTCAAGTTGGGTTCGGGAACAATTTCTTGGTGTAGCAAAAGACAACCAACAGTATCATTATGAACTACAGAAGCAGAGTATAGAGCAGCAGCTGGAGCAACTCAAGAAAGTACGTGGCTGAAACTCTTGATGGAAGATTTGCACCAGAGAATTGACTATCAAATACAACTTCATTGCGACAACCAATCTTCGATTCGCCTAGCAGAAAATCTGGTGtttcatgctagaacaaagcatgtggaagtacactaccatttcattagagagaaagtcttgaaggaagaaatcaaTATGCAGCAGATCAAGACAGATGATCAAGTGGCAGACTTGTTTATAGAAGGGCTAAATACCGGCAAACATGAGAGTTTTCGCTGTCAGCTCAACATGGTGCAACAATGAGAACTAGTGCTGAggggagtgttaaaatatcatcactagcccaatagggtTAAGCCGAACCATTGTATGAGTAACCACATTGTAtgttaggaaaatgatttagaaattttaggataaatttagaaaaatgatttccATACTTTTAGCAATAGATTACCCATCATCctagtataaatacccctccaccctacttaattcatcatcccaagaaatcccAAACAATACATAGTAGTTTCTACAGAGTGTCTTGTAAATCTTTTCttgattggtcttaataaattgtgcgagtgtttcccacagaaagttgtgttcaacaactTTCACATCATAGCGTAGGGGTTGTGCAACTTAAAATACCTCATTTTAATACATATCATAGCATGTTATAACGTGTCGAAGCAAAACATATTCATATCATAGTATATCATGGcatttcatatcataacatgatTCATCATAATATGAATtgacatttcatttataacaCGATGTTATTTGGCATATCTTAGCCtatcataaaacatatcataaagcaacacatatcatattataagaCATATCACatatatgacacatgcagGGCCACTGGACACGtatcatcatacatcaaacAATTCTTCCCACCAATCGATAGTTGAACCACTTATTTGGTTGGCGTAGGCTAAAACTACTACCACCCCTTGATAATAGCTTACTGCTACTCTCTCAAATtctaaattagaattttattgtAGAATTGATTCGCCtaattttacataaaataacttaaacttattcctaataatttaaactagctaaacctaattttgcatacaataatttaaacttaccctagctaaaactaaatttgcataaaataatataaacttgactccaaataatttaaactagttaatcataattttgcataaagtaatgcaaacttgactccaaataatttaaacttgctaaacctaattttacataaaataatatgtaaaCTTGactacaaaaattttaaactaaaacgAAAGATCTAACTCGGGTGCGCGGTGGTGGAGTTACTGGATCGAAAAAAAGAGGGATTCTAGTTGTAAGATATCTATAACCGTCGCTGGAATTGAGATCTCATTCAAAGAGAAAGATATCAAATATCTGgagtttctttttgtatattaTATGGATGATCAGCCTAATTTTGCATACAATCATTTAAAGTtactcctaataatttaaactggctaaaactaaatttgcataaaaaaaatttaaacttactccaaataatttaaactagctgACCATAATTTTGCATGAAATAAAACTtgacttcaaataatttaaactaactaaacctaattttacataaaataataagtaaacttgactacaaaaattttaaactagtCAGCTAAAATGGTgtcatactaaccttaaaaGCTTTGGAGAGTTGAAACTAGTCGAAAATGGTTCGAGCGTATCAGACCTAAGTCGGATCAGCCGAAAGGTCGGCTTGGAGTTCACATTTGAActcatattaattaatacataGTTCACATTCGAACTCCcctcaattaaaaattattgaataccccaaatttcatgaaaataagaattataaGTCACATATAAAGAACCATTTATCTTTGTATTGAGTCGTAGAAGACCTTCAAGTACTTtacccaacattttttcaatCATCAATAATTGGTGACCATATAATTTTAAGCGTTAAATAAGTGGAATTTCATTTAGTTGCCACATTCAAGCAAACAAGTTCAACACAATCTATAAACCTTTCTAATCTTTCACGGGATGATCTAAGATACCTCACTACGTTAGAACGGAAATGGAgtcatgtatttttttaagccCTTCATTGACAATCAAGTTAATTACGTAGGCACAACACCTCATGTGTGATATATCTCCATCTAAGACAAGTGAATTCTAACTTCAAATCCTTCTCGTAATAAACGAAATATGTATATCATTGAAACTTGCATTATCAATTGTGATAGAGAAAACTATAGCGACCCTCCATTCCAATAAACAATAGTCAATAATATACGTCTAAGTTTGtgacttttatttttgaaatgaaaccgatcaagtttaaatttttgaaaaataaacgtttaattaaaacattaactCAGAACTTTTAGGTTTGCATctatttagttaaaaaaatttcaaagtgtTTATCAAGTTTCTTTAACTTGTGCTCAATCTTTTTTGTCTTAATAAGTTTAATAGGTTGtcaatcttttaattttatgtttcattGGGTCTAAGGGATACTTCATCTCTcctaaacaatttaaaaaacttaatagataatatttatttattttaaatttataaatccaatagcttttctcttttgaaataatatttgaatttatatttcctaaaacaaaactaataaaaactaaaatataaaaaggaatcaatttgaaattacCTAAGATTTAGGAAAGTTGGAATCCTATCCTTAAAAGATTaggaaattcaaaaacaaatgaaaaccCTTTTATTTTCCCAAAAGGATTGGGAAAAGATAGTAAGCTATAAAACCAAACCTCTCACCCTTCCACCATTCaacaattccaattccaattcaaaTTCAGAAGTTGTTCAACCATGGCGGCTTCCACCAAATCTCCTTCCTCTATTGTTCTTgctgttcttcttgttcttctttcagTTCTTGGCTGTCCTTCATCCAAAGCCCATCTGCTCAAAACTTGTATGTTCGACGCTATTTACCAACTCGGCGATTCAATTTCCGACACCGGAAATCTCATTCGTCAAAACCCCAACACCCCATTTTCTAATCTTCCTTACGGTGAAACGTTCTTCAACAAATCCACTGGTCGCTGCTCCAATGGTCTTCTCATGATTGATTACTTTGGTATCCCTTCCTTTTAACCTTATATTGTACTAATATTGTGAAGAAGCCCCCAAATGGGTGTCTAATGATATGTCTTATTGCAGCTTTGGACGCTGGACTTCCCTTGGTGAACCCTTATTTGAACAAAGATGCATTGACAAGACATGGAGTGAATTTCGCAGTGGCTGGTTCTACGGCTTTGTCTTCTCAACTTCTTTCTCAAAACCAAATCTTATCTCCGCTCACCAACTCTTCTCTCAACCAACAACTTTATTGGATGTTCTCTCATTTCAACTCCATTTGCTACAATCAAAGAGGTTTCTAATTTCTCtccaattaattatattttcttttatatatcttcattttaatgtgtattttgtttggtATCTTATAGATTGCAACCAGAAattaaggaatgctttgttcttggTGGGCGAGATCGGTGGGAACGATTATAACTATGCGTTGTTCCAAGGCAAAACTATTCAAGAGGTGAAAGATATGGTGCCCCAAGTTGTTCAAACCATAAAAAGCGCCGTTGAGGTAATTTTTGGTATATATTTAACTTcttgaattagggttttttttacTTATCTCTAACGTTTTTTGTGTGCAGAAAGTGATAAGCTACGGAGCTACTCGAGTTGTTGTTCCTGGAAACTTTCCAATCGGATGTTTACCTATCTATCTCACCGGATTCCAAACCAATGATACAACTGCCTACGATGAACTTCATTGTTTGAAAGATTTGAATGGCTTGGCTACTTATCACAATGATCAAATCAAGCAAGCTATTGAAGTGCTCAAGAGAGAGAATCCACACACCGTAATCGTATATGGTGACTACTATAATGCATTGTTGTGGATCCTTCGTCGTGCTTTTACCCTCGGTAtggttttcttaattattattagctTAATACAAAAGAATTGATATCTTAATCATTCATGTTTGTTGTATTTAGGGTTTGATGAAGCTTCTTTGCAAAAATCATGTTGCGGGATTGGAGGAAACTACAACTTCAGCCTCATGAAGATGTGCGGAGTTGGTGGAGTATCAGTTTGTTCAAATCCAGATGAACGTGTTAGTTGGGATGGAATCCATTTGACTCAAAAGGCTTACAAATTCATGGCATATTGGCTCATTCACGACATCTTTCCACAACTTCATTgcattgtttgaattttgttttagttgttttttttggtttttagctttagtattttgtttttgcttttttttttttttttttcggtgtaatattttataaagttcattaatagaattttaggttttggcttttgtttttgttttattgtttttttggtgtaatattttctaaaattcattaatagaATAttggtattatttttaatttttttttgaaacatagtaaatattttgttgatattttcattatattattccaaaaactaagaaatataatgaaattgtGATCGTGAACATGTTTCATTACTCTCAAATGGTATGTTTTCATAGAAGTTTATGTGGTTTGGGTATTAAATTGGGTTTAAGACACCTTGTAACAACCCTAATGTACTGCTGAAATAGAGCTGTCACCATACACatgacataaattttaatgccgaagcattcatttaaaataattttataagacGATGTCGTGGTTTAATACGTTTACGTAAAAGTCTTAAGATAAAAGAACGCTAAATATTCaatgcaaaataaaataaaactaaagaaaaaattaaaatgattccCCAGACTAACGTAAcatctataaaataaaatgcaactaCTCAAACATAGATTCCATGGTTTTTAATGCGACACCACCGTTAATCTTAGATGGGTGCCTTACTTTTTCTGGAAATACTTAGCAAGTGACCTCACTATTGGGGTCAAAGAATACAAACACATATCACATGAATAAGACAAACAATATTCTCTTAGGTGGTCTCCAATTTGGACAAGTTAGATGTGTAGTATTTCTCTACAGACGGCCCACGTATGCAAACATGAGcccaccaggcgggctcgCACACCCTTTGGATCAGNAGATGTGTAGTATTTCTCTACAGACGGCCCACGTATGCAAACTTGAGcccaccaggcgggctcgCACACCCTTTGGATCTGTTAGTCAGGCTAGCTCCTTTGGACTATAGCTAGACATCCAAAAGAGTTGGGATATGAAGCATATTGTCTATTGAGATATGAAGCCTGATGTATATTTATAgcttattcaatattttagagaataaaattatatatcgAAAATAgtcatacatacatacatacatacatacatacatacatacctACCTACCGTAAATGACTGGTTATATAAAAAGCTAGCTGGtatatatgttatatatgttcaagctatatatagtaaactgaaacCATGTATATACACATTCTCTTAGTTCCAATTTATGTTAGGCAGTGCTTTAAACAGgtactttcttcattctcatTATTCTATATTTGTGTAAATCTCcgaaatcatcaataaaaatccTGTATCCCATATTTCTCtttacattttctctctcctatttcttTGCGATCGAGTGTGTGAGTTGGTGTGCGGTCCTAATAGAAAGTACAACCATCGTGCACCATGCCAAGCATGATGGTCATTTCACTCTCATAGTGTACGCACTCATCATAAAGAAGAAGTATTCTGATGTATGTGGATATACaattatgcatgaggtccccatactttctatcataaataaatcatatagAACAACCCCCCTATCATTCCTCACATACTACACTCAATAATATGCATACATAAGCTTTTATAAATCATTTCGTTCATAACATaactttttgttaaaatatcatcactagcccaatcgGGTTAAGCCCAACCATTGTATGAGTAGTCACATTATATGTTAcgaaaatgatttagaaattttaggaataaatttaggaaaatgatttacaTACTTGAGAAAACACgttgagaaattttaggaatagattaCCCATCATCTAGTATAAATACTCCTCCACCCTACTTAGTTCATCGTCCCAAGAAATCCCAAGCAATACAAAGTAGTAGTTTCTATAGAGTGACTTGtaaatctcttctcgattggtcttatAAAGTGTGTGAGTGTTTCCCACATTGAGTTGTGTTCAATAATCTGGTATCAGAGTGAGGTTAGTGTAGGTTATCTTATCCcttggaattcttagtatgctctgtggttgtagctctgtctgatcttccacatcagaaacgatttcttgagattagtagtgagtgagtttcttttgtatCGTGAGTAGTCAGTGACTTTGAAAGTATTGTGTCGAAAGAGATTGTTTGGTATTACAGAGGTGTACTAACACAAtgggtgatttccaaatcgttggaggaatcaagaaactcaacaacaaagATTATAAcacgtgggcaacatgcatgatgtcctatttacaaggacatgatCTTTGAGAGATCGTTGGCGGGTGCAAAACCACGTCGGCAGAGGAGGATTCTAACGGCGCCTTACACAAgtggagaatcaaagcaggcaaaacaatgttttccttgaagaccacaatcgaataagagatgttagagcatatttgggatgacaagacactgaaagaagcatgagacacgttcatgatattgttctcaaagaagaacgatacgaggctacaacttctggagaatgagttattgtcaatttcacaacgtgacatgacgattgctcagtacttccacaaggtCAAGTCGATCTGTCGGGAGATTACTCAACTAGACCCGAAGTCCGCCATTGTAAATCTTGAATGAAGAAGATTATAATCCACGGATTGCGACAAGAATATAGAagctttattattgttgtacaaggatggcccactcaaccatcacttgtagagttcgaaaatttgttagctAGTCAAGAAGCCATGACTAAACAAATAGAAGGCATCACAttgaagggtgaagaagaacCAATCTACACAAGTGAAAGCCGGAG
The nucleotide sequence above comes from Cucurbita pepo subsp. pepo cultivar mu-cu-16 chromosome LG11, ASM280686v2, whole genome shotgun sequence. Encoded proteins:
- the LOC111805559 gene encoding acetylajmalan esterase-like encodes the protein MAASTKSPSSIVLAVLLVLLSVLGCPSSKAHLLKTCMFDAIYQLGDSISDTGNLIRQNPNTPFSNLPYGETFFNKSTGRCSNGLLMIDYFALDAGLPLVNPYLNKDALTRHGVNFAVAGSTALSSQLLSQNQILSPLTNSSLNQQLYWMFSHFNSICYNQRDCNQKLRNALFLVGEIGGNDYNYALFQGKTIQEVKDMVPQVVQTIKSAVEKVISYGATRVVVPGNFPIGCLPIYLTGFQTNDTTAYDELHCLKDLNGLATYHNDQIKQAIEVLKRENPHTVIVYGDYYNALLWILRRAFTLGFDEASLQKSCCGIGGNYNFSLMKMCGVGGVSVCSNPDERVSWDGIHLTQKAYKFMAYWLIHDIFPQLHCIV